A genome region from Apus apus isolate bApuApu2 chromosome 2, bApuApu2.pri.cur, whole genome shotgun sequence includes the following:
- the MTPAP gene encoding poly(A) RNA polymerase, mitochondrial, giving the protein MAQRAGGRALALLRGRLRLPGPAGGCGPGPGQARLGSSGAAAQSAPQAAGAEEAGEDAEVSARKKSFTEVQTERSEQAERTVLIKCPPKLNEKQLLQYLSSHGNIKSHFFFENRGIHALIEFLDKSSIASLQDAIGIPSAAEHHVVPYKSRLFTFSLKNPVSQGAEETPVHLSPQSHIPVKDLIQKLHHAESISSQMYILLNEYQLTEENIKLRFLACSLVRDFARAYFPDSTVKPFGSSVNTFGKLGCDVDMFLDFHDTQKHATKMRKGPFEMEYQMKRLPSERLATQKILSVIGDCLDNFGPGCTSVQKILNARCPLVKFSHQPTGFQCDLSVSNSIAIRSSELLYIYGSLDSRVRALVFSIRCWARVHGLTNSVPGNWITNFSLTMMVMFFLQKRSPPIIPTLDQLKGLADEKDKHVIGGYDCSFVSDFSRIKPTKNTETLDVLLGEFFEYFGNFDFRKNSINLRKGKEVNKPESSPLYIWNPFEQDLNISKNVNQPQLEKFIAMARESAWILQKEDKTQRMINKEPWGLAALLIPFGKSNPSKMKNRVKGMGSETIRSLLDSLKLNSANSLQKAVGK; this is encoded by the exons ATGGCgcagcgggcgggcgggcgggcgctgGCCCTGCTGCGGGGCCGCCTCCGCCTccccggcccggcgggcggcTGCGGGCCAGGCCCCGGGCAGGCCCGCCTCGGCTCCTCCGGCGCCGCCGCGCAGAGCGCCCCGCAGGCAGCCGGCGCCGAGGAGGCGGGTGAAG ATGCTGAAGTCAGTGCCAGAAAGAAGTCATTCACTGAGGTTCAAACAGAACGATCGGAGCAAGCAGAACGGACTGTTTTAATTAAGTGCCCACCAAAacttaatgaaaaacaattattgCAGTATTTATCTAGTCATGGAAACATTAAGAGtcatttcttttttgaaaatcGT GGTATCCATGCTTTAATAGAATTTTTGGATAAGAGCAGTATAGCCTCATTGCAGGATGCTATTGGAATCCCAAGTGCTGCAGAGCATCATGTTGTCCCATATAAATCTAGACTTTTTACTTTCTCACTGAAAAACCCAGTGAGTCAAGGTGCTGAAGAGACACCAGTTCACCTCTCTCCTCAGTCTCACATTCCAGTGAAAGACCTTATTCAAAAGCTTCATCATGCAGAGAGT ATAAGCAGCCAGATGTACATTCTATTGAATGAATATCagcttacagaagaaaatatcaaGCTTCGATTTCTGGCCTGTTCTCTGGTTCGGGATTTTGCACGTGCATATTTTCCAGACAGCACAGTAAAGCCATTTGGCTCTTCAGTCAACACCTTTGGCAAATTGGGATGTGATGTGGACATGTTTCTGGACTTCCATGATACACAAAAGCATGCTACAAAAATG AGAAAAGGTCCCTTCGAAATGGAGTATCAGATGAAAAGATTGCCATCTGAAAGATTAGCAACTCAGAAAATTCTTTCTGTGATTGGTGACTGCCTTGATAATTTTGGTCCTGGATGCACGAGCGTACAGAAGATACTTAATGCTCGCTGCCCGCTCGTGAAGTTTTCCCACCAACCAACAGGATTCCAGTGTGATCTGTCAGTGAGTAACAG CATTGCTATAAGAAGCTCAGAACTCCTGTATATCTATGGCTCTCTGGATTCTCGGGTGAGAGCGCTGGTGTTCAGCATACGGTGTTGGGCCCGTGTTCATGGACTTACCAATAGTGTTCCTGGTAACTGGATTACAAACTTCTCTCTGACCATGATGGTCATGTTTTTTCTGCAAAAGAGATCACCACCTATCATTCCAACACTAGACCAACTCAAAGGACTGGCAG atgaAAAAGACAAGCATGTCATTGGAGGCTATGATTGCTCATTTGTTAGTGATTTCAGCAGGATTAAACctacaaaaaatacagaaacacttG ATGTATTGTTGGGAGAattttttgaatattttggaaactttgatttcagaaaaaattctATAAATCTTCGAAAG ggaaaggaagtAAATAAACCTGAGTCGTCTCCTCTTTATATCTGGAATCCCTTTGAACAAGACCTTAATATCAGCAAGAATGTTAAtcagccacagctggagaaattTATAGCTATGGCCAGAGAAAGTGCCTGGATTTTACAGAAGGAAGATAAAACTCAGCGAATGATCAATAAAGAGCCGTGGGGACTGGCAGCCCTACTGATACCATTTGGAAAAAGTAACCCCAGCAAGATGAAAAATAGGGTGAAAGGAATGGGAAGTGAAACAATCAGAAGCCTATTGGACTCTTTAAAGTTAAATAGTGCAAACAGTCTACAGAAAGCAGTGGGAAAGTGA
- the MAP3K8 gene encoding mitogen-activated protein kinase kinase kinase 8 → MVLCDVTRINTRSDFAKWTVMEYMSTGSDSKEEIDLLLTNLNMSEVIDIMENLYPGGDLAVYEDGLITMCEEANQNEERAESLLFCERDVSLTSSVKYGTVEDLLAFANQVSNTAKQCKGCRQQESGILLNMITPKNGRYQIDSDVLLFPWKLTYRNIGSDFIPRGAFGKVYLAQDRETKKRMACKLVPVEQFKPSDVEIQACFRHENIAELYGAILWDETIHLFMEAGEGGSVMEKLESCGPMREFEIIWVTKHILKGLDFLHSKRIIHHDIKPSNIVFMSTKAVLVDFGLSVQMTEDIYYPKDLRGTEIYMSPEVILCRGHTTKADIYSMGATIIHMQTGIPPWVNRYPRSAYPSYLYIIHKQAPPLEDIAEDCSASMRELLEAALERNPNHRLSAADLLKHEALHPPPEEQPRCQSLDSALFERKRLLARKELQLPENITDSSLCTGSMEESDLLRRQRSLYIDLGALAGYFNIVRGPPALEYD, encoded by the exons ATGGTTTTGTGTGATGTAACCAGGATAAATACAAG gagtgATTTTGCAAAGTGGACAGTAATGGAGTATATGAGCACGGGTAGTGATAGTAAAGAGGAGATTGACTTGTTGCTAACTAATTTAAATATGTCTGAGGTGATAGACATCATGGAAAACCTTTATCCAGGTGGAGACCTTGCAGTCTATGAAGACGGCTTAATTACAATGTGTGAAGAGGCAAATCAAAATGAAGAACGTGCGGAATCTTTACTCTTTTGTGAAAGGGACGTCTCTTTGACGTCCTCTGTCAAATATGGGACTGTGGAAGATCTGCTTGCTTTTGCAAACCAGGTGTCTAACACTGCAAAACAGTGTAAAGGATGCAGACAGCAAGAATCTGGAATCCTCTTGAATATG ATCACACCCAAGAACGGGCGCTATCAAATCGACTCGGATGTTCTCCTGTTTCCGTGGAAGCTGACTTACAGGAACATTGGCTCTGATTTTATTCCTCGGGGAGCTTTTGGGAAGGTGTACTTAGCCCAAGatagagaaacaaagaaaagaatggCATGCAAACTG GTCCCAGTGGAACAGTTCAAGCCATCAGATGTTGAAATACAGGCTTGTTTCCGTCACGAAAACATTGCTGAATTGTACGGTGCTATTCTGTGGGATGAGACGATCCATCTCTTCAtggaagctggagagggaggaTCTGTCATGGAAAAACTGGAGAGTTGTGGTCCCATGAGAGAATTTGAAATCATTTGGGTGACAAAACATATTCTGAAAGGACTTGACTTTCTCCACTCCAAGAGGATTATCCACCATGATATCAAAC caagCAACATTGTATTTATGTCCACTAAGGCTGTTTTGGTGGATTTTGGCCTAAGTGTTCAAATGACTGAAGACATTTACTATCCCAAAGATCTTAGAGGAACAGAG ATTTACATGAGCCCTGAAGTTATCCTCTGCAGAGGCCACACAACAAAAGCAGACATCTACAGCATGGGAGCTACTATTATTCATATGCAGACTGGCATCCCACCCTGGGTGAACAGATACCCTCGTTCTGCATATCCATCATACCTCTACATT ATACACAAGCAGGCTCCCCCCTTAGAAGACATTGCTGAAGACTGCAGCGCTTCCATGAGAGAGTTACTAGAAGCAGCTCTAGAAAGGAATCCTAATCATAGGCTGTCTGCAGCAGACTTACTGAAACACGAAGCCTTACACCCACCCCCAGAAGAGCAACCCCGGTGCCAGAGTCTGGACTCAGCAttgtttgaaaggaaaagactACTAGcaaggaaggagctgcagtTGCCAGAGAACATTACAG